A stretch of DNA from Saccharomyces eubayanus strain FM1318 chromosome IX, whole genome shotgun sequence:
atttttcactaaaCTGATGAATGATTAAGGGTCCCACATCACACCCgattaaagaaaataattttattttgggATGTTGAAAATCACtgatatcttcatcagGTAAGTTTGCGTCCTCCTGGCATTTCACCCAATTTGAATCTCTTTCGACTtctagtttttcttctaaatTATCAaccttttttcttgtgtCTAACTTATGTCCTAATTCCAGTTCTACGGCATTAATAGCCACTTCAAATGTTACTGAATCATCGTTGATTTTAGGCAATTTTTCTAAATGTAAAATCAGACTGTTTAAGGAAGACCTAAATTCGTCAAATACTTCAGTTTCCGTAATGACCTGGTCATTTTTATTCACATGTTGAAGTTCACCAAAATCTAAGACATACTTTTCGATGCATAAATCGTTTTGCTTATTAATGATACAAACAGAAAACCTATATATGTGCGTCAGTTTAGAGAGGGTATCCAGTATAAGCTCTTCGATGTAATCGATCAACGCGGGATGTCTATTAATTGGGACGTACTGTGGCAAGTTGAATGACTGAAATGTGGTGAAATCGAATGATTGAGGTGGATACACGTTTCTATGAAAGAGGATCAAGTTGATATAACATTTCAAGTACACCTTTAGCCACTTTTCTACCCATTTATTCATAAAACCTTTTTCACAgtgattcttttttttttaaaaaatcttAATTGTCACAAAATGGAAATGTGAGTACGTTCCTTTTAACTATTttaaagtgaaaaaaaaagaggttAAAACAGTGACAGTTTGAGGCTATAGGATCAAAAATGAACTGCTAACGGACATATATGCGTGTGTATTTGCTCGCTCATTTATGTTTCTACGTATTTTTGGTTATTAGCAAggaaagaaatatatatttttatgaaAAGTGAAAGCATAATTAAAAGTtagaataaaaatggtggaaagaaaaagatgcCCGATTCACcttctttccaagaagCACCCAATGATAATGactaaaataaaaagtaTGTGCCATCTGTCGGCAGAATGTGTGGGGTAAACAGCGAGGCCATTATCTTCATCGCCTTCGTCGTGCGAATTGTTCACAATTTTAGTCTTATCAATGGGAATCataaattttccaaagaattaGCAATCTCATCCAATTCCTTCTTGGCTTCTTCGTATTtgctttgaaaatcttcacatttcttttcccaTTCGTCTCTCTCTTCCTCCAAAGCAACGATCTTTCTGCCCATTTGCTCAGAGTTCAAGTCTGCTTCTTTCAGTTTATCCATAGCTTCTTTTAATTTGGTTTCACTGTCTTCTAGTTGTTGTTCTAAGTCTTGATTCTTCTTGGTGTAGTTTTCATTATGAGACCTTAAATTGTTCGAGTCTTCAGCCAATTGTTTAGTTTCAGCCAATTGATGCTCTAATTTTTCTACTTCATGATCGAACTGCTCGTTCTTAGCAGACAATGCTTTGATctcgttttctttctcagTATTAGATTGCTCTAATTCTTTGACTTGTTCTCTTAACCCCTCATATTTTTCCTGCCATGATTCAGATTCTAGTTTCAAACTGTTCAATTTCTCCTTGatcttttccattattcCGATTCTGGTTAGACTTACTATCTCAAACCCTTATAACATAAAGGAAACTCATCAGACCAACATTCCTGATGTATACCTATTTATATTGCctattgttgttgaaaCCCGCAAAGATATCCCGTGGCGCGTGACAATAATAAGTCAAACGAGCTTCAAGATAATGTCAGTTCtgtgttgaagaaaactaTTAAatttatgtatattttatttactAACGTATTTCAGAAATGGATCACACGATGGGAGTCAGCATCTTACTTATAGTCTTTCTGGACACTTCATCTTGTTGAACAGAAGTCCAGATGTCATCCAATGATAATAAGTGTTGActcaacttttctttttttaaattgatgaatttttcGATCCTTTCTGGCTCATCTGGAACAAACATTTGAAAGATTACCAAGGAAATGCTTCTCAACACCTTGTGCAGACGGTCGCCTGTAGTAGTGCCCTTCCTTGTAGCCTTCCGTGCCCATTGGTCGAAATTGTCCGTGAACCATTTCCAGATCAATTCCCGAACGACTTCGTCTTGGGGTTTCCCCTTCTTGTTTAACCTCTTTTTAAAGTTGTAGTTGAACCCGAATAACGCCAGTTCCATCCCCTCGGATTCAATGTTAGAAGTGACAAAATTCAGAATCTTTTTCACTATGTCTAAATCTAGACAGAATCCAAGAGATTCAATTGCACTGTTTTGGATTGAGCTGATAGTTTCATCATTACTTTGGTTGTATAGGTTAACAATGTGGTTCGTGATACCAGCACAAGAGCTGTGTTTGACCAAATCAAATATCTTTTTCCACTGCTTAATGTTTGAACAATGTTGAGACACTACAACAAGGATGGAATTCACTAGTTCTAATGGGACGCTTGAACGTGGACCTTGCAATAAACGCTTGAAGTAAATTTGACACAATTCATCACATTTCTGAGagtttttgttcaaaaacaaaacttgCGACATGACCTTCAGTTCGTAAGGATCTGTGCTCTCATCAAATTCGCCCTGGGGCCATTCAATCTTATCGAAAAGTGGAATAattatcttctttctcaaaaagGACTGTAATCTAGAGCTTGATAAAATGGCACGGTCAGTTGTTTGTAGAATTTCCAACCCCTTGGATAATGGGCCCCAATATTTTGATGGAATTTTTGAGGAGGATGAAGCAATGTTGTTCAATATCTCACAAAGACCAACTAAATGAATAGAACCCTGGAAACTTTCGTCACCGATAAACTGCGATAAGTCTAAGAAAATCTTCCAAAGGTCAATCTCGGATAGCGTACCTTCGATTATTTTATCGCTGATTTGGGTATAGCATTCTTTGGATTCGTATGAGACACGATAATAACCTTGTGCAAAATGGTTGAGCACCAGGACAGGATAATTTAACGTTAATGTTCTATCAGTCAATAAAACATTCTCGGTATCCAATGTACAGTCTGGCAAGACACCAAATAGGGGAATTTGGTATGGGACATCTTCTAATTGGGCTTTCTCATCGCTAGACAATTGATTGATAAATCTATGTTGGGTTAATTTTGTTTGAGTCTTTCCATCTTGTTGTTCTAATTCTACTTTAACGACAGGTAAGCCTGGAGTTCTTGTCCAAGATGAAACAAAATTAGTTATATTTTGAGATTTCAAAGTCTTCCCGATATGATTCCAGATATCCATGGGCTTGACGCTTCTTTCATGGAATGTTTTGgtatcttcaaaaacactCTGGAGACCCTTCTGTAAATGAGTATCACCTATAGCCAATTGCAAAGACCTCAGCATAACGATACCTTTTGCGTATGCCTCAGGATCAAAGATGTCGGATGTATGTGAGTTCATACTAGTCTTCCGCTGTGCAATCTGGGAGATACTTTTGCTATTGAAATCAGATGCGTCTTTGCACATGATGGGTTCTACTTGTTGTAGCAAATAGGGCTCTGAAGTCCAATATTGGGGCAAATCACCTTTCTGTTCTAGGACGTGGCATGCCAACCAAGTGGCAAAGGACTCATTGAACCAAAGATGCTCCCATGAGTCAAAAGTAATGTAGTTACCCATCCACTGATGGACCAGCTCATGAACAATGAGCTGTTGGGCTTGCTCTCTGATGGTATCGCTAGCCAGGGCACTTGGTGGAAGGAGTAAGTGATTTAGTTGAATGGTGATCATACCAAAATTTTCCATTGCCATGTCTGTCAAATATGGCAATAAGACGAAGTCCAACTTGGGCAGAGGATATGGGCACTGGAAATAGGATTCCAAAACAGGCAGATACTTTTGGATTGTGTCTAAGGTGAAAGTGGCATTAGCAATATCCCAAGGCGCATAGATGGAGACAGGCATGGTTATGTTATTCTGCAATTTGACttcagttttcaaaaactccaaGTCACCCAGGGCAAAACCAAACACGGAAGTGGTCATCAAGGGCGTCGTGGCGAATTTTACCAAATGTTTTTGCGGATTATCCAAAGTCTCAATAGCCTCGATGGGCGAATTGGAAACGGCTTTATACTGCGAGTTCATAGTAATGTTTAATTGAATAGTGGATTTGGCCGAAGGTTCGTCAACACAGGGGAAAATGTTACTAGCGGAAAACGGTTGGCAGTGCGTAGCCACCACATGGTTGTTGGAAGTTCCTGTTTTGGGATCCATGAAGTTTGTCTTGAAAATACCAAAAGTCGCATCGTGGTGGGTCTTTATGCTGCGGATTTTACCCACGTATTGGACGGACAAGACCAACGGTGATTCGTTGGACAATTGAATTGGCGATTCAGACTGGAAAACTGACCAATGATTTTGGGTGTCTTGAGACACTTTCAGATCGAATTTTGCAGAGCCAACGGTGGCATGCGCAGACAAAACAACCAAGTCCCTGGAATGCAGTTTGAACTGGGTGAAATTGTCCTCGATGGAGGCTAAAGAGGTGGAATTCGGATTGAATTTCAACTCGATCTTGGCCTTACCTTTGAAATTGGGCGATGACGGGTCGATGTCTAGGCACAATTCGTAATGGCATGGCACTACGGGATTCGACAAAGATAGCAGATTATCGGACATAATGTTTGATGGCGGCTGGGCTGGCGTTATGAGTCGTGCGCAATGGTGACaaccttcttttctctaCCACATGCATACAAGGTGAGGTTGCAAAACTGATTTTTCACTGAAAAAATACCGGCCAACCGTCAAATAAGAAATACGGGAATATACTACATAGTAAGGAATGGCAAGTATGCCAAGTTACATCAAAGAGACAGGATAGAGCTGTTCGAAGGCCCCTGTCGATGTTAAGAAGGAAATCCCACAGATGCTGGCATCCTGGAACGTGTAATCCCACTTTCCTAGCCCCTGCTTGGCGTGATCCAATGTTCTCCTACCCAGGAGTCCCAGTCTCGCCAAGAAGTACATAAGTAGACATGTAGAAACAcatatatttatgtatACTGATAGATATACGCGCAGATAGATACGGAAGCATAACAAGTCTACGACTGCAGGATGAAACTGGAATCCTCGGAGGAGATACAGCCTCTCCAACATGAATGGACGATGGAAGGACAGCACGAGGTTAGGCGACGCCGGCCCCTTGTCATCCTTCTCCGTGGTCACCTCCGGCAATAGCAGTGACTAGCAATGGCACAATGAACCCGTTCTTGTTTCGCCAAAACCCTCAGCGACCAATAATGGAGTGCCTTTCGCAGTATCTCAACCTCGCCGGTGGCCCGTGTGGGTTAAGGGAGGAGTATGCTGACCCTTATTTTGTCGAGTTACTTGAAGAGGAGTGTATATAAGGGGAGGGGTCTCTTGCAGGagtcttgttttctttgggACTTTCTTGGCACAGGGTAGTTCTGGATAGACAGTTACGCCAATCAATCAAACAAGTAAGCAAGTAAACATGTCTTCAAGAATCATCGTCGGTAGTGCAGCGCTAGCCGCTGCCATCACAGCCAGCATCATGGTCAGGGAGCAGAGGGCCAAGGGCCAGGGAAGAGATGGCAGGGCCAGCGTCTGCTACAACAACCAGGACTACGGCAGCTCGGTGCCTCCGCAGTGGGGAAAGCTGCACAACATCAAGCAAGGACTGAAGGAGGACGCATTGTCGTTGAAGGACGCCCTGCTAGGCGTTTCACAGCAGGCCAGGGAGGAGGCTCCTGGTGCAGTCAGACGTGTGATCTCCGCAGAGGAGGACTCTCGGACACGCAAGAACTTAAGTCAGAAGTCCAAGGACTCTTCCTCGCAGAGCATCTTTAACTGGGGGTTCAGCGAGGCTGAGAGAAGAAAGGCCATAGCCATCGGAGAGTTCGATGTTGCGAAGAAACGGTTCGAAGAGGCTGTAGACCGCGGCGAGAAGGAACTCTTGTCCACTGTGATGAGAGAGAAGAAAGCCGCCTTGGACAGGGCATCCTTGGAGTACGAGAAGTACGGGAAGGCTGGGGACTTCAACGAGCTGTCGGACAAGCTGGACCAGCAGGAGAGGGACAGCAACCCTTTGAATCGtttgctgaagaagaacgtGAACAGCGGTAGTACCGAAGAAGCTGCTGCAAGAAGTGTGCGAGGCTGGGGTGAAACTGCCCAGGAGTTTGGTAGAGAGGAGATGGAAGAGGCCAAGAGGAACGCGTCTTCGCAGCCTAGTGAGGCCCAAAGGCGTCTCAACgaactgaagaagatcaagGAGAAGGGCTGGTTCGGTTACAACAAGGGCGAACAAAGCGAGCAGCAGATTGCTGAAAGAGTGGCCAGGGGCCTGGAAGGCTGGGGTGAAACTGCGGCCCAACTTTCTAAGGATGAAATGGATGATTTGAGATGGAATTACGAAAACTCGAAGAAGCAACTGGACAAAAACGTGTCGGACGCGATGACTTCATTGTCCAAAGCCAAGGAGGACTTGAAGCAGTATGGTAGCCATTGGTGGTCTGGATGGACGGCCAAGGTCGACAACGACAAGGAAGCTTTGAAAGATGAAGCTCAGAAAAAGTACGACGAAGCATTAAAGAAGTACGACGACGCCAAGGACAAATTTAAGGAGTGGACCGATAACGGCGATGGCAAATTTTGGagctcaaagaaaaactagTTACCTGGCTAGTCGCACCGTTGTTCGCACATGACacacatatacatattcaaatatattttattattatttatttacattcgaaatcattttttttttttattgtttgctAGTTGTGTCGGGGGAAAATGGAGGGGTATACGTGCATACATACATACCActaaatatttatatttatatatatatatatggaGAAACTTGA
This window harbors:
- the OM45 gene encoding Om45p, with translation MSSRIIVGSAALAAAITASIMVREQRAKGQGRDGRASVCYNNQDYGSSVPPQWGKLHNIKQGLKEDALSLKDALLGVSQQAREEAPGAVRRVISAEEDSRTRKNLSQKSKDSSSQSIFNWGFSEAERRKAIAIGEFDVAKKRFEEAVDRGEKELLSTVMREKKAALDRASLEYEKYGKAGDFNELSDKLDQQERDSNPLNRLLKKNVNSGSTEEAAARSVRGWGETAQEFGREEMEEAKRNASSQPSEAQRRLNELKKIKEKGWFGYNKGEQSEQQIAERVARGLEGWGETAAQLSKDEMDDLRWNYENSKKQLDKNVSDAMTSLSKAKEDLKQYGSHWWSGWTAKVDNDKEALKDEAQKKYDEALKKYDDAKDKFKEWTDNGDGKFWSSKKN
- the TMA108 gene encoding Tma108p, with the translated sequence MSDNLLSLSNPVVPCHYELCLDIDPSSPNFKGKAKIELKFNPNSTSLASIEDNFTQFKLHSRDLVVLSAHATVGSAKFDLKVSQDTQNHWSVFQSESPIQLSNESPLVLSVQYVGKIRSIKTHHDATFGIFKTNFMDPKTGTSNNHVVATHCQPFSASNIFPCVDEPSAKSTIQLNITMNSQYKAVSNSPIEAIETLDNPQKHLVKFATTPLMTTSVFGFALGDLEFLKTEVKLQNNITMPVSIYAPWDIANATFTLDTIQKYLPVLESYFQCPYPLPKLDFVLLPYLTDMAMENFGMITIQLNHLLLPPSALASDTIREQAQQLIVHELVHQWMGNYITFDSWEHLWFNESFATWLACHVLEQKGDLPQYWTSEPYLLQQVEPIMCKDASDFNSKSISQIAQRKTSMNSHTSDIFDPEAYAKGIVMLRSLQLAIGDTHLQKGLQSVFEDTKTFHERSVKPMDIWNHIGKTLKSQNITNFVSSWTRTPGLPVVKVELEQQDGKTQTKLTQHRFINQLSSDEKAQLEDVPYQIPLFGVLPDCTLDTENVLLTDRTLTLNYPVLVLNHFAQGYYRVSYESKECYTQISDKIIEGTLSEIDLWKIFLDLSQFIGDESFQGSIHLVGLCEILNNIASSSSKIPSKYWGPLSKGLEILQTTDRAILSSSRLQSFLRKKIIIPLFDKIEWPQGEFDESTDPYELKVMSQVLFLNKNSQKCDELCQIYFKRLLQGPRSSVPLELVNSILVVVSQHCSNIKQWKKIFDLVKHSSCAGITNHIVNLYNQSNDETISSIQNSAIESLGFCLDLDIVKKILNFVTSNIESEGMELALFGFNYNFKKRLNKKGKPQDEVVRELIWKWFTDNFDQWARKATRKGTTTGDRLHKVLRSISLVIFQMFVPDEPERIEKFINLKKEKLSQHLLSLDDIWTSVQQDEVSRKTISKMLTPIV
- the REV7 gene encoding Rev7p encodes the protein MNKWVEKWLKVYLKCYINLILFHRNVYPPQSFDFTTFQSFNLPQYVPINRHPALIDYIEELILDTLSKLTHIYRFSVCIINKQNDLCIEKYVLDFGELQHVNKNDQVITETEVFDEFRSSLNSLILHLEKLPKINDDSVTFEVAINAVELELGHKLDTRKKVDNLEEKLEVERDSNWVKCQEDANLPDEDISDFQHPKIKLFSLIGCDVGPLIIHQFSEKLISSGNDKILDGVYSQYEEGESIFGSIS
- the TPM2 gene encoding tropomyosin TPM2; the encoded protein is MEKIKEKLNSLKLESESWQEKYEGLREQVKELEQSNTEKENEIKALSAKNEQFDHEVEKLEHQLAETKQLAEDSNNLRSHNENYTKKNQDLEQQLEDSETKLKEAMDKLKEADLNSEQMGRKIVALEEERDEWEKKCEDFQSKYEEAKKELDEIANSLENL